One Candidatus Binatia bacterium DNA window includes the following coding sequences:
- the narI gene encoding respiratory nitrate reductase subunit gamma: MDWPNMLLFIGLPYVAMVLFLIGTIYRYRVEPFQVSALSSQFLEGRRLFWSTIPFHIGILVVFLGHLTAFLIPRGVLMWNGDPVRLIILQVTAFAFGLSVLVGLVGLIYRRLTNPRVRMVTNRMDIFLELLLLTQVLLGLWIALGYRWGSSWFAADLSPYLWSLFRGEPNIIAVSAMPIPIKLHIVGAWLILGIFPFTRLVHILVAPLHYISRPYQRVIWYWDRKAVRDPRTRWSQHRPISS; encoded by the coding sequence ATGGATTGGCCGAACATGCTGCTGTTCATCGGGTTGCCGTATGTTGCGATGGTCCTGTTTCTGATCGGGACTATCTATCGCTACCGCGTCGAGCCCTTCCAGGTCTCCGCACTCTCGTCGCAGTTTCTCGAGGGTCGCCGGCTGTTCTGGAGCACGATCCCGTTCCACATCGGGATTCTGGTGGTTTTCCTCGGACACCTCACGGCCTTCCTTATTCCGCGCGGTGTGCTCATGTGGAACGGCGATCCGGTTCGCCTGATCATCCTGCAGGTCACCGCCTTCGCGTTCGGCCTCAGCGTCCTGGTTGGATTGGTGGGACTCATCTACCGGCGCCTCACCAACCCCCGCGTCCGGATGGTCACCAACCGCATGGACATCTTCCTTGAGCTGCTGCTGCTGACGCAGGTGCTGCTCGGCCTCTGGATCGCCCTCGGCTATCGCTGGGGCTCCTCGTGGTTCGCCGCCGATCTGTCGCCGTACTTGTGGTCGCTCTTCCGCGGCGAGCCGAACATCATCGCGGTCTCCGCGATGCCGATTCCCATTAAGCTGCACATCGTCGGCGCGTGGTTGATTCTGGGCATCTTCCCGTTCACCCGCCTGGTACACATACTTGTCGCCCCCCTCCACTACATCAGCCGACCGTACCAGCGCGTCATCTGGTATTGGGATCGTAAGGCGGTGCGCGACCCGCGTACCCGGTGGAGCCAACACCGGCCGATCAGCAGCTGA
- a CDS encoding hemerythrin domain-containing protein — protein MSIAEIKHLATTDPLRRQVERGPIDDEMSPMDPPDAYKPPALDRVPVEELHPFLRRFVSEHEHLLAEMDRVAAAVRSVKQSGFTREVHGAIETFLKTFDDEFVSHSRIEETILFGPLAARLLETGEHSKGPEPTTAVDLMLDEHLRANRLAAVVAGCLVMAPMIRDEDARRIVVGTALNETMNLVELLRLHIFREDGIVFASAHRLLSPDELSRMQVTTSLR, from the coding sequence ATGAGTATCGCCGAGATCAAACACCTCGCCACCACCGATCCGCTGCGGCGCCAGGTCGAACGCGGGCCCATCGACGACGAGATGTCGCCGATGGATCCGCCGGATGCCTACAAGCCGCCGGCGCTCGACCGCGTGCCGGTCGAGGAACTGCACCCCTTCCTACGCCGGTTCGTTTCCGAGCACGAACACCTTCTCGCGGAGATGGACCGGGTCGCCGCCGCGGTTCGCTCGGTTAAGCAGTCAGGGTTTACCCGCGAGGTGCATGGGGCGATCGAGACTTTCCTGAAAACCTTCGACGACGAGTTCGTCTCCCACAGCCGCATCGAGGAGACCATCTTGTTCGGCCCCCTCGCAGCCCGCTTGCTCGAAACCGGAGAGCACAGCAAGGGCCCCGAACCCACGACGGCGGTGGACCTGATGCTCGACGAACACCTGCGCGCCAACCGGTTGGCGGCAGTGGTCGCGGGCTGTCTCGTGATGGCACCCATGATCAGGGACGAAGACGCCCGGCGCATCGTGGTTGGGACCGCCCTTAACGAGACCATGAATCTCGTGGAGTTGCTGCGCCTGCACATCTTCCGCGAGGACGGCATCGTCTTCGCGTCGGCTCATCGTCTCCTATCCCCCGACGAACTGAGCCGGATGCAGGTGACAACGAGCCTGCGGTGA
- a CDS encoding acyl-CoA dehydrogenase family protein produces the protein MPYVRQPSRFLDDDLDTFRTTVSDFVAREIRPHAAAWEAAGQFPRQLYRSAAAAGLIGLRYDPVWGGGGAGHLATCVLCEELAKGDTLGTAVGLMAQSEFALAIVADEASEELKRADLAPAIRGELIGAIGVSEPGAGSDVAAISTRARRDGDEYVISGQKTYITNGTRADFLSLAVRTGGEGPSGISVVVFPTDTAGFSVGRRLEKLGARASDTAELYFDECRIPAANLVGREGKGMRYILSHFAGERLVIASLAVGSMERLLELGLDYAASRRVFGNSLASLQTWRHRFADMLTRLEATRLMAYQAADLLDRRDPAAERAVAMAKAYAAESVQFVAAEVLQLHGGFGQMEESPIPRYYRDVAGFSIGAGTSEIQREIIARALF, from the coding sequence GTGCCGTACGTCCGCCAGCCCTCGCGCTTCCTCGACGACGATCTGGATACCTTTCGCACGACCGTATCCGACTTCGTTGCCCGCGAGATTCGACCGCACGCCGCCGCCTGGGAAGCGGCGGGCCAGTTCCCCCGCCAGCTCTACCGCAGCGCCGCGGCGGCGGGACTCATTGGCCTGCGCTACGATCCTGTCTGGGGCGGCGGTGGTGCGGGCCACCTCGCCACCTGCGTTCTCTGCGAGGAGCTTGCCAAAGGCGATACCCTGGGAACCGCCGTCGGTCTGATGGCACAGTCGGAGTTCGCCCTGGCCATCGTCGCCGACGAGGCATCGGAGGAGCTCAAGCGCGCCGACCTCGCCCCCGCCATCCGCGGCGAGCTGATCGGCGCCATCGGCGTCAGCGAACCCGGCGCCGGTTCCGACGTCGCCGCGATCTCGACGCGCGCCCGCCGCGACGGGGACGAGTACGTGATCAGCGGCCAGAAGACCTATATCACCAACGGCACCCGGGCCGATTTCCTTTCGCTCGCCGTGCGCACCGGCGGCGAGGGCCCATCGGGCATATCGGTCGTCGTGTTTCCTACGGACACTGCGGGCTTCAGCGTCGGACGGCGTCTCGAGAAGCTCGGCGCGCGCGCGTCGGATACGGCGGAGTTGTACTTCGACGAATGCCGCATTCCGGCTGCCAACCTCGTCGGCCGCGAAGGCAAGGGCATGCGATACATCCTCTCGCACTTCGCCGGCGAGCGCCTGGTGATCGCGTCCCTGGCCGTCGGGTCGATGGAGCGCCTGCTTGAACTGGGGCTCGACTACGCCGCCTCGCGACGCGTGTTCGGCAACTCCCTCGCTTCTTTGCAAACGTGGCGGCATCGCTTTGCCGACATGCTCACGCGGCTCGAAGCTACGCGGCTCATGGCCTATCAGGCCGCCGACCTGCTCGACCGCCGCGACCCGGCCGCCGAGCGCGCCGTGGCAATGGCCAAGGCCTACGCCGCCGAGTCCGTCCAGTTCGTTGCCGCAGAGGTCCTTCAACTCCACGGCGGCTTCGGACAGATGGAGGAGTCGCCCATTCCGCGCTACTACCGCGATGTAGCCGGCTTCTCGATCGGCGCGGGAACATCGGAAATCCAACGCGAGATTATCGCTCGGGCGCTGTTTTGA